Proteins from a single region of Pseudomonas ekonensis:
- a CDS encoding APC family permease yields MSGQGKFKKQLSLIDLTFIGLGAIFGSGWLFAASHVSAIAGPAGIFSWLLGGFAVLLLGIVYCELGAALPRAGGVVRYPVYSHGPLLGYLMGFITLIAFSSLVAIEVVASRQYAAAWFPGLTKTGSSDPTLLGWLVQFGLLCVFFLLNYRSVKTFAKANNLVSVFKFIVPLLVIGVLFTFFKPENFQVQGFAPFGLSGVEMAVSAGGIIFAYLGLTPIISVASEVKNPQRTIPIALILSVLLSTAIYVLLQVAFLGGVPTEMLANGWAGVTKAFALPYRDIALALGVGWLAYLVVADAVISPSGCGNIYMNATPRVIYGWAQTGTFFKVFTRIDAQSGIPRPALWLTFGLSVFWTLPFPSWEALINVVSAALVLSYAVAPVSVAALRRNAPDLPRPFRVKRMGVLGPVSFIIAALIVYWSGWSTVSWLLGLQILMFVVYLLCGRFVPTAHLSLARQVRSSAWLIAFYAVTLVLSKLGTFGGLGLLAHPFDTLVVAACATGIYYWGAATGVPAHLLQLESEDDESEAACDHATAKPRTAAAY; encoded by the coding sequence ATGTCAGGCCAAGGCAAGTTCAAGAAACAACTCTCATTGATCGACCTCACCTTCATCGGGCTCGGCGCGATCTTCGGTTCGGGCTGGCTGTTCGCGGCCAGCCACGTGTCCGCCATCGCCGGGCCGGCGGGGATCTTCTCCTGGCTGCTGGGCGGGTTCGCCGTGTTGCTGCTGGGCATCGTCTACTGCGAACTCGGCGCGGCCCTGCCCCGGGCCGGCGGCGTGGTGCGTTACCCGGTGTATTCCCACGGGCCGCTGCTCGGCTACCTGATGGGCTTCATCACCCTGATCGCCTTCTCCAGCCTGGTGGCGATCGAAGTGGTGGCGTCGCGGCAATACGCGGCGGCCTGGTTCCCCGGCCTGACCAAGACCGGCAGCAGCGACCCGACGCTGCTGGGCTGGCTGGTGCAGTTCGGCCTGCTCTGCGTGTTCTTCCTGCTCAACTACCGCAGCGTGAAGACCTTCGCCAAGGCCAACAACCTGGTGAGCGTGTTCAAGTTCATCGTGCCGCTGCTGGTGATCGGCGTGCTGTTCACCTTCTTCAAGCCAGAGAACTTCCAGGTCCAGGGCTTCGCGCCGTTCGGCCTGTCCGGCGTGGAGATGGCGGTGTCCGCCGGCGGGATCATCTTCGCCTACCTCGGCCTGACGCCGATCATTTCGGTGGCCAGCGAGGTGAAGAATCCGCAGCGCACCATTCCGATCGCGCTGATCCTGTCGGTGCTGCTGTCCACGGCCATCTACGTGCTGCTGCAAGTGGCGTTCCTGGGTGGCGTGCCCACCGAAATGCTCGCCAACGGCTGGGCCGGCGTGACCAAGGCATTCGCCCTGCCCTACCGCGACATCGCCCTGGCGCTGGGCGTGGGCTGGCTGGCCTATCTGGTGGTGGCCGACGCGGTGATTTCTCCCAGCGGCTGCGGCAACATCTACATGAACGCCACCCCTCGGGTGATCTACGGCTGGGCGCAGACCGGCACCTTCTTCAAGGTCTTCACCCGCATCGACGCCCAGTCCGGGATCCCGCGCCCGGCCCTGTGGCTGACCTTCGGCCTGTCGGTGTTCTGGACGTTGCCGTTCCCGTCGTGGGAAGCGCTGATCAACGTGGTGTCCGCCGCCCTGGTGCTCAGCTATGCCGTGGCGCCGGTGTCCGTGGCGGCGCTGCGCCGCAACGCGCCGGACCTGCCGCGCCCGTTCCGGGTCAAGCGCATGGGCGTGCTGGGACCGGTGTCGTTCATCATCGCTGCGCTGATCGTCTACTGGTCGGGCTGGAGCACCGTGTCCTGGCTGCTCGGCCTGCAGATCCTGATGTTCGTCGTGTACCTGCTGTGCGGCCGGTTCGTGCCCACCGCCCACCTGAGCCTGGCGCGGCAAGTGCGCTCCTCGGCGTGGCTGATCGCGTTCTACGCCGTGACCCTGGTGCTGTCGAAACTCGGCACCTTCGGCGGCCTGGGCCTGCTCGCCCACCCGTTCGACACCCTCGTCGTGGCCGCCTGCGCCACCGGCATCTACTACTGGGGCGCGGCGACCGGCGTGCCGGCGCACCTGCTGCAACTGGAGTCCGAGGACGACGAAAGCGAAGCCGCCTGCGACCACGCCACCGCCAAGCCGCGCACTGCCGCCGCCTACTGA
- a CDS encoding LysE family translocator has translation MSIADNLLAFTFAATLLTLTPGLDTALVLRTATVEGKRQAFRAALGVNAGCLVWGAAVAFGLGALIAVSELGYNLLKYCGAAYLAWLGVNMLLRPRRSLAPAEANGKAGGNWFLKGMLGNVLNPKVGIFYVSFLPQFIPQGQPLVAWTFGLVSIHVVLGLVWSMVLIGATQPLSGFLRRESVIRWMDRTTGMIFVLFAARLAFSKR, from the coding sequence ATGTCCATCGCCGACAATCTTCTCGCCTTCACGTTTGCCGCCACGCTGTTGACCCTCACTCCCGGGCTCGACACGGCGTTGGTGTTGCGCACCGCTACGGTGGAGGGCAAGCGGCAGGCGTTTCGGGCGGCGTTGGGGGTCAATGCCGGGTGCCTGGTGTGGGGCGCGGCGGTGGCGTTCGGGTTGGGGGCGCTGATTGCGGTGTCGGAGCTGGGCTACAACCTGCTGAAGTATTGCGGCGCGGCGTACCTGGCGTGGCTCGGGGTGAACATGCTGCTGCGCCCTCGCCGTTCGCTGGCGCCCGCCGAGGCCAACGGCAAGGCCGGGGGCAACTGGTTCCTCAAGGGCATGCTGGGCAATGTGCTCAACCCCAAGGTCGGGATTTTCTATGTGTCGTTTCTGCCGCAGTTCATTCCCCAGGGGCAGCCGCTGGTGGCGTGGACGTTCGGGCTGGTGAGCATCCATGTGGTGCTGGGGCTGGTGTGGTCGATGGTGCTGATCGGCGCGACGCAGCCGTTGTCGGGGTTTCTGCGCCGGGAAAGCGTGATCCGCTGGATGGACCGCACCACCGGGATGATCTTTGTGCTGTTTGCGGCACGGTTGGCGTTCAGCAAGCGTTGA
- a CDS encoding metallophosphoesterase family protein, protein MPTAILSDTHNLLRPEALAAIQGCSLIIHAGDIGNPDILTQLAAIAPVHAVRGNNDVNSPWAQDLPDLLTFDLHGHPTLLVHNIADVPADLDPAISLVITGHSHKPLIERRDGRLYINPGSAGPRRFRLPVTLVLLEMDGASLEARLVSLLDPPA, encoded by the coding sequence ATGCCCACCGCCATCCTCTCCGACACCCACAACCTCCTCCGCCCCGAAGCCCTGGCCGCGATCCAAGGCTGTTCCCTCATCATCCACGCCGGCGACATCGGCAACCCGGACATCCTCACCCAACTCGCCGCCATCGCCCCCGTCCACGCCGTGCGCGGCAACAACGACGTGAACAGCCCCTGGGCGCAGGATCTGCCCGACCTGCTCACCTTCGACTTGCACGGCCACCCCACCCTTTTGGTTCACAACATCGCCGACGTCCCCGCCGATCTAGACCCGGCCATTTCACTTGTCATCACCGGCCATTCCCACAAACCCTTGATCGAGCGGCGCGACGGGCGCTTGTACATCAACCCCGGCAGTGCCGGGCCGCGGCGGTTCAGGTTGCCGGTGACGTTGGTGTTGCTGGAGATGGACGGCGCTTCGCTGGAGGCGCGGTTGGTGTCGTTGCTGGATCCGCCGGCGTGA
- a CDS encoding paraquat-inducible protein A, with product MASTDLIICEHCDGVYRKATLAKHQKTLCVRCGGVLQRYSGMNVQQRLALSFTAAMLWLFANFYPVMSISMKGLKNSATLWDSVLALSQGPITFMAMVAAIAIIIAPAFQLVLLVWVLSFALGAHRAPGFKLCMRWLETLRPWSMLEVCLLGAMVAVFKLAGMLDVLPGIGLFALAVLSLLLIRIAGRDVRDLWELP from the coding sequence ATGGCCAGCACCGACCTGATCATCTGCGAGCACTGCGATGGCGTGTACCGCAAGGCCACGCTCGCCAAGCACCAGAAGACCCTCTGCGTGCGCTGCGGCGGCGTGCTCCAGCGCTACAGCGGGATGAACGTGCAGCAGCGCCTGGCCCTGAGCTTCACCGCCGCCATGCTGTGGCTGTTCGCCAATTTCTACCCGGTGATGAGCATCAGCATGAAGGGCCTGAAGAACAGCGCGACGCTGTGGGACTCGGTGCTCGCCCTGAGCCAGGGGCCGATCACCTTCATGGCCATGGTCGCGGCGATCGCGATCATCATCGCCCCGGCGTTCCAGTTGGTGCTGCTGGTCTGGGTGCTGAGCTTCGCCCTCGGCGCGCACCGGGCGCCGGGCTTCAAGCTGTGCATGCGCTGGCTGGAGACCCTGCGCCCCTGGAGCATGCTGGAGGTGTGCCTGCTCGGCGCGATGGTGGCGGTGTTCAAGCTGGCGGGCATGCTGGACGTGCTGCCGGGCATCGGCCTGTTCGCCCTCGCCGTGCTGAGCCTGTTGCTGATCCGCATCGCCGGGCGCGACGTGCGCGACCTGTGGGAGCTGCCATGA
- a CDS encoding DUF3772 domain-containing protein: MRNALKSLLFVALVLFGPMAVGVSAEDVAQAADAGAAPLPGVTAEDLQALQQRLDGLKQEISSASNYNQLEAPQDRVQDYILDIDRLSAALLPQQAQLTVQLGVLGATPAEGVAPEQADIAAQRATLTAQKAKVDTALKNLATLKQSATDLINQIAGIRRNLLESELTLGTLSILNPDFWAPMLEPSADDRQRLGEFIAQVKETGAEVWKPGQRFYTCVLVLLALLFWTLGRRLAERQMTQFCIHRMPEGRLRRSSLACASAIATLFTTGVALQLLYYACTRNEPLTPMLASFSTEFEKTVYACVMITGLSRALLSTEHPSWRLPDIADPVASALKPFARLLAGTLLALVTLSQLCTAAGMSSQLVMGIRGVVALLVMAIIVTMLVRTGQVRNALMAANGPSAEISTLAGVVYAVACLSMVVSLIALLTGYVSLARFVIYELLWSYIVLTGFYLLMQLFKDGCEFLFSPRHASGKALKHLLGMSDRRLDQLSILLAGFGRAALLLLTVITLFVGGIGTTLGQLISNVVAILGGAGLRKLNIVPGHLLNAVLALMIGIYLIRALRRWLDNEFLPKTDMDPGMCASLSTLFSNIGYAFVILLTLSSLGVQWTNLAWIVSALSVGIGFGLQEIVKNFVSGLILLTERPVKVGDLISISGVEGDIRRINVRATEIQLSDRSIVIVPNSQLISQNLRNVTLGGSAQGVATLELMFPLDIDPEQVKNLLLDTYREHETLLEKPAPFVRFSKLSPDGITLTVTGYVASPRIVGTTKSDLLFEILKRLGAEGIELAKPPPSA; the protein is encoded by the coding sequence ATGCGCAACGCCTTGAAGTCATTGCTGTTCGTCGCCCTGGTGCTGTTCGGCCCGATGGCCGTCGGCGTGTCGGCCGAGGACGTGGCGCAGGCCGCCGATGCCGGCGCCGCGCCGCTGCCGGGGGTGACGGCGGAGGATTTGCAGGCGTTGCAGCAACGGCTCGACGGCCTCAAGCAAGAGATTTCCTCGGCCAGCAACTACAACCAGCTCGAAGCGCCCCAGGACCGGGTGCAGGATTACATCCTGGACATCGACCGGCTGTCCGCCGCGCTGCTGCCGCAACAGGCGCAACTGACGGTGCAATTGGGCGTGCTCGGCGCCACGCCGGCCGAAGGCGTGGCGCCGGAGCAGGCCGACATCGCGGCGCAGCGGGCCACGCTCACGGCGCAGAAAGCCAAAGTGGACACGGCCCTGAAGAACCTGGCCACCCTCAAGCAAAGCGCCACCGACCTGATCAACCAGATCGCCGGCATCCGCCGCAACCTGTTGGAAAGCGAACTGACCCTGGGCACGCTGAGCATCCTCAACCCGGACTTCTGGGCGCCGATGCTCGAACCGTCGGCGGACGACCGCCAGCGCCTGGGCGAATTCATCGCTCAGGTGAAGGAGACCGGCGCCGAGGTGTGGAAGCCCGGCCAGCGTTTCTACACCTGCGTGCTGGTGCTGCTGGCCCTGCTGTTCTGGACGCTGGGGCGGCGGCTCGCCGAGCGGCAGATGACGCAGTTCTGCATCCACCGCATGCCCGAGGGCCGCCTGCGCCGCAGCTCGCTGGCCTGCGCGTCGGCCATCGCCACCCTGTTCACCACCGGCGTGGCCCTGCAATTGCTGTACTACGCCTGCACCCGCAACGAGCCGCTGACGCCGATGCTGGCAAGCTTTTCCACCGAGTTCGAGAAGACCGTGTACGCCTGCGTGATGATCACGGGCCTGAGCCGGGCGCTGCTGTCCACCGAGCACCCGTCGTGGCGCCTGCCGGACATCGCCGACCCGGTGGCGAGCGCGCTCAAGCCGTTTGCGCGGCTGCTGGCCGGGACGCTGCTGGCGCTGGTGACGCTGTCGCAGCTGTGTACCGCTGCGGGCATGAGCAGCCAACTGGTGATGGGCATCCGCGGGGTGGTCGCCCTGTTGGTGATGGCGATCATCGTGACGATGCTGGTGCGCACCGGCCAGGTGCGCAACGCGCTGATGGCGGCCAACGGCCCCTCGGCGGAGATCAGCACGTTGGCGGGGGTGGTTTACGCGGTCGCCTGCCTGTCGATGGTGGTGTCGCTGATCGCCCTGCTCACCGGTTATGTGTCGCTGGCCCGCTTCGTGATCTACGAGTTGCTCTGGAGCTACATCGTCCTGACCGGTTTCTACCTGCTGATGCAGCTGTTCAAGGACGGCTGCGAGTTCCTGTTCTCGCCCCGCCACGCCAGCGGCAAGGCGCTCAAGCACTTGCTGGGCATGAGCGACCGGCGCCTGGACCAGTTGTCGATTTTGCTGGCCGGCTTCGGCCGCGCCGCGCTGTTGCTGCTGACGGTGATCACCCTGTTCGTCGGCGGCATCGGCACCACGCTGGGGCAGCTGATCAGCAACGTGGTGGCGATCCTCGGCGGCGCCGGCCTGCGCAAGCTCAACATCGTGCCGGGGCATCTGCTCAATGCGGTGCTGGCGCTGATGATCGGCATCTACCTGATCCGCGCCCTGCGCCGCTGGCTCGACAATGAGTTCCTGCCCAAGACCGACATGGATCCGGGCATGTGCGCGTCGCTCAGCACGCTGTTCTCCAACATCGGCTATGCGTTCGTGATCCTGCTGACGCTGTCGTCGTTGGGGGTGCAATGGACGAACCTGGCGTGGATCGTCAGCGCCCTGTCGGTGGGCATCGGCTTCGGCCTGCAGGAGATCGTCAAGAATTTCGTGTCGGGGCTGATCCTGCTGACGGAGCGGCCGGTGAAGGTCGGCGACCTGATCAGCATCAGCGGGGTGGAGGGCGATATCCGCCGCATCAATGTGCGCGCCACGGAGATCCAGTTGAGCGACCGTTCGATCGTGATCGTGCCCAACTCGCAACTGATCTCGCAGAACCTGCGCAACGTCACCCTCGGCGGCAGCGCCCAGGGCGTGGCGACCCTGGAGCTGATGTTCCCGCTGGACATCGACCCGGAGCAGGTGAAGAACCTGCTGCTCGACACCTACCGCGAACACGAGACCCTCCTGGAAAAACCGGCGCCGTTCGTGCGCTTCAGCAAACTCTCGCCCGACGGCATCACCTTGACCGTGACCGGCTACGTCGCCAGCCCCCGAATCGTCGGCACCACCAAGAGCGACCTGCTGTTCGAGATCCTCAAGCGCCTGGGGGCCGAGGGGATCGAGTTGGCGAAACCCCCGCCTTCCGCCTGA
- a CDS encoding peptidase U32 family protein, translated as MSLPKHHLELLSPARDVAIAREAILHGADAVYIGGPSFGARHNACNEVSEIAELVKFARRYHARIFTTLNTILHDNELEPARKLIHQLYDAGVDALIVQDLGVMELDIPPIELHASTQTDIRTLARARFLDQAGFSQLVLARELNLKEIRAIADETDAAIEFFIHGALCVAFSGQCNISHAQTGRSANRGDCSQACRLPYTLKDEKGGVIAYEKHLLSMKDNNQSANIRALVEAGVRSFKIEGRYKDMGYVKNITAYYRQRLDAVLEDRPDLARASSGRTAHFFVPDPEKTFHRGSTDYFVSERKIDIGAFDSPTFTGLAVGTVEKVGKRDLQVVTHEPLSNGDGLNVLIKREVVGFRANIAEPKGEFDEDGEKRYRYRVEPNEMPEGMYKLRPNHPLNRNLDHNWQQALLKTSAERRVGVSWAARLREERLELTVTSEEGVSASVALDGPFGLANKPEQALEQLHDLLGQLGTTQYHATAVELDAPQAFFIPNSQLKALRREVIDALTEARIAAHPRGGRKAETTPPPVYPESHLSFLANVYNQKARDFYHRHGVKLIDAAYEAHEEPGEVPVMITKHCLRFSFNLCPKQAKGVTGVRTKVAPMQLIHGDEVLTLKFDCKPCEMHVIGKMKGHILDLPQPGSVVGHISPEDLLKTIPRAPH; from the coding sequence ATGTCCTTGCCCAAGCATCACCTGGAACTGCTCAGCCCTGCCCGCGATGTGGCCATCGCCCGCGAGGCCATCCTGCACGGCGCCGATGCCGTCTACATCGGCGGCCCGAGCTTCGGTGCGCGCCACAACGCCTGCAACGAGGTGAGCGAGATCGCTGAGCTGGTGAAGTTCGCCCGCCGCTACCACGCGCGGATCTTCACCACCCTCAACACCATCCTGCACGACAACGAGCTGGAGCCGGCGCGCAAGCTGATCCACCAGTTGTACGACGCCGGCGTCGATGCGCTGATCGTCCAGGACCTGGGGGTGATGGAACTGGACATTCCGCCGATCGAGCTGCACGCCAGCACCCAGACCGACATCCGCACCCTGGCGCGGGCCAGGTTCCTCGATCAGGCCGGCTTCTCCCAACTGGTGCTGGCCCGTGAACTGAACCTCAAGGAAATCCGCGCCATCGCCGACGAGACCGACGCGGCCATCGAGTTCTTCATCCACGGCGCGCTGTGCGTGGCGTTCTCCGGGCAGTGCAACATCTCCCACGCGCAGACCGGCCGCAGCGCCAACCGCGGCGATTGCTCCCAGGCCTGCCGCCTGCCGTACACCCTCAAGGACGAGAAGGGCGGCGTGATCGCCTACGAAAAGCACCTGCTGTCCATGAAGGACAACAACCAGAGCGCCAACATCCGCGCCCTGGTCGAGGCCGGCGTGCGTTCGTTCAAGATCGAAGGGCGCTACAAGGACATGGGCTACGTGAAGAACATCACCGCCTATTACCGCCAGCGCCTGGACGCCGTGCTCGAAGACCGCCCGGACCTGGCCCGCGCCTCCAGCGGCCGCACCGCGCACTTCTTCGTGCCGGATCCGGAAAAGACCTTCCACCGCGGCAGCACCGACTACTTCGTCAGCGAGCGCAAGATCGACATCGGCGCGTTCGACTCGCCGACCTTCACCGGGTTGGCGGTGGGCACCGTGGAGAAAGTCGGCAAGCGTGACCTGCAAGTGGTCACCCACGAGCCGCTGTCCAACGGCGACGGCCTCAACGTGCTGATCAAGCGCGAAGTGGTGGGCTTTCGCGCCAACATCGCCGAGCCAAAAGGCGAGTTCGACGAAGACGGCGAGAAGCGCTACCGCTACCGCGTCGAGCCCAACGAAATGCCCGAAGGCATGTACAAGCTGCGGCCGAACCATCCGCTCAACCGCAACCTCGACCACAACTGGCAGCAGGCCTTGCTCAAGACCTCCGCCGAGCGCCGGGTCGGCGTGTCGTGGGCGGCGCGCCTGCGCGAGGAGCGTCTGGAACTGACCGTCACCAGCGAGGAGGGCGTCAGCGCCAGCGTGGCCCTGGACGGCCCGTTCGGCCTGGCCAACAAGCCGGAGCAGGCGCTGGAGCAACTGCACGACCTGCTCGGCCAACTGGGCACCACCCAGTACCACGCCACCGCCGTCGAGCTGGACGCGCCGCAGGCGTTCTTCATCCCGAACTCGCAGCTCAAGGCCCTGCGCCGCGAAGTGATCGACGCGCTGACCGAGGCGCGGATCGCCGCCCATCCGCGTGGCGGGCGCAAGGCCGAAACCACGCCGCCGCCGGTGTACCCGGAGTCGCACCTGTCGTTCCTGGCCAACGTCTACAACCAGAAGGCCCGCGACTTCTACCACCGCCATGGGGTCAAGCTGATCGATGCGGCCTACGAGGCCCACGAAGAGCCGGGCGAAGTGCCGGTGATGATCACCAAGCACTGCCTGCGGTTCTCCTTCAACCTGTGCCCGAAACAGGCCAAGGGCGTGACCGGCGTGCGCACCAAGGTGGCGCCGATGCAACTGATCCACGGCGATGAGGTGCTGACCCTCAAGTTCGACTGCAAGCCGTGCGAGATGCACGTGATCGGCAAGATGAAAGGCCACATCCTCGACCTGCCGCAGCCGGGCAGCGTGGTCGGCCACATCAGCCCCGAAGACCTGCTCAAGACCATCCCCCGCGCCCCGCACTGA
- a CDS encoding RidA family protein, whose amino-acid sequence MANADITFIPDPDADSISSDVAGFGGLLVSTQIPTRADGSLELGDITLQSECTLQALKVALEKAGSSMGRVLHLTIYLTDMADRAAFNEVYKRFFAKPWPVRAAVGVASLAVDGMRVEVTAMAAKA is encoded by the coding sequence ATGGCCAACGCGGACATCACCTTCATCCCCGATCCCGATGCGGACTCCATTTCCTCCGACGTCGCCGGCTTCGGCGGCCTGCTGGTCTCCACCCAGATCCCGACCCGCGCCGACGGCAGCCTGGAACTGGGCGACATCACCCTGCAAAGCGAATGCACCCTGCAAGCGCTGAAAGTGGCGCTGGAAAAGGCCGGCAGCTCGATGGGCCGGGTGCTGCACCTGACCATCTACCTCACCGACATGGCCGACCGCGCGGCGTTCAACGAAGTCTACAAACGCTTCTTCGCCAAACCGTGGCCGGTGCGCGCCGCCGTCGGCGTGGCCTCCCTGGCCGTGGACGGCATGCGCGTGGAAGTCACCGCCATGGCCGCGAAGGCCTGA
- a CDS encoding AraC family transcriptional regulator, producing MHNAFAILCQGEDAHRPRTLQELLAGVGLLLPMLDAIPNAAIFIKDVEARYVLANRTLVQRCGLKDLKPLLGKTSAQVFPAQLGPGYTEQDRRVLEEGFVLEDQLELHLYGSREPGWCLTHKRPLYNRDGEIIGLAGISVDLQSASETHPAFQRLAAVDEHIRAHFNRRVTLGELTRIAGISVAQLERYCKRVFHLTPRQMIQKVRLEHANRLLHTDLPITEVALQCGYTDHSAFTRQFKASTGFTPRQYRQATAP from the coding sequence ATGCACAACGCATTCGCGATCCTGTGCCAGGGCGAAGACGCGCACCGGCCCCGCACGCTCCAGGAGCTGCTGGCGGGGGTGGGGCTGCTGTTGCCGATGCTGGATGCGATCCCCAACGCGGCGATCTTCATCAAGGACGTCGAGGCGCGGTACGTCCTGGCCAACCGCACGCTGGTGCAGCGTTGCGGGTTGAAGGACCTGAAGCCGCTGTTGGGCAAGACCAGCGCGCAGGTGTTTCCGGCGCAGCTGGGGCCGGGCTATACCGAGCAGGACCGGCGGGTGCTGGAGGAAGGTTTTGTGCTGGAGGATCAGCTTGAGCTGCACCTGTACGGCAGCCGCGAGCCGGGCTGGTGCCTGACCCACAAGCGGCCGCTGTACAACCGCGACGGCGAAATCATCGGGCTGGCGGGCATTTCCGTGGACCTGCAGTCCGCCAGCGAAACCCACCCGGCGTTCCAGCGGCTGGCGGCGGTGGACGAGCACATCCGCGCCCATTTCAACCGGCGGGTCACCCTGGGCGAACTGACCCGCATCGCCGGCATTTCAGTGGCGCAGCTGGAGCGCTACTGCAAGCGGGTGTTCCACCTGACGCCCCGGCAGATGATCCAGAAAGTGCGGCTTGAGCATGCGAACCGGCTGCTGCACACCGACCTGCCGATCACCGAGGTCGCGCTGCAATGCGGCTACACCGACCACAGCGCGTTCACCCGGCAGTTCAAGGCCTCGACCGGGTTCACGCCGCGCCAGTACCGGCAGGCGACCGCGCCGTGA
- a CDS encoding paraquat-inducible protein A, with translation MNRPPTAAELNLCLCHSCGLACDMTGEPHTCPRCDAPLHRRKTNSLARTWAYLFAALAFYVPANLLPVMNTTLLGNGADSTIMSGVIEFWEHGAWDIALIIFIASIAVPGIKFVALSLLLVSVQRNSAGARRERSKLYRFVELIGYWSMLDVLVVALVAALVKFQALGDIEPRPGILFFGLVVVFTMLSAMSFDPRLMWDGPTTDDAVEDVAGH, from the coding sequence ATGAACCGACCGCCGACCGCCGCCGAACTCAACCTGTGCCTGTGCCACAGCTGCGGCCTGGCCTGCGACATGACCGGCGAACCGCACACCTGCCCGCGCTGCGACGCCCCGCTGCACCGGCGCAAGACCAACTCGCTGGCGCGCACCTGGGCGTACCTGTTCGCGGCCCTGGCCTTCTACGTGCCGGCCAACCTGCTGCCGGTGATGAACACCACCCTGCTGGGCAACGGCGCCGACAGCACGATCATGAGCGGGGTCATCGAGTTCTGGGAGCACGGCGCCTGGGACATCGCCCTGATCATCTTCATCGCCAGCATCGCGGTGCCGGGGATCAAGTTCGTCGCCCTGTCGCTGCTGCTGGTCAGCGTGCAGCGCAACAGCGCCGGCGCGCGGCGGGAGCGTTCGAAGCTGTACCGCTTCGTCGAACTGATCGGCTATTGGTCGATGCTCGATGTGCTGGTGGTGGCGCTGGTGGCGGCGCTGGTGAAGTTCCAGGCCCTGGGGGACATCGAGCCGCGGCCCGGCATCCTGTTCTTCGGGCTGGTGGTGGTGTTCACCATGCTCTCGGCGATGAGCTTCGACCCGCGATTGATGTGGGACGGCCCGACAACCGACGACGCCGTGGAGGACGTCGCCGGCCATTGA
- a CDS encoding alpha/beta fold hydrolase, with product MKPALHATSSATSRRLLGLSVLAAALMQFGAFGVAQAATPDAAQPAAASVKADLPFGPLKHVKAGLLDVAYAETGPADGPVVILLHGWPYDIHSYDDVAPLLAAKGYRVLMPYARGYGDTRFLSRQTPRNGQPAALASDVIDFMDALKIKQAVLGGYDWGARSADIVSALWPERVKALVSVSGYLIGNQAAGKNPLPPKAELQWWYQFYFATDRGAAGYAKNTHDFAKLIWQTASPKWAFDDATFDRSAKALENPDHVAITVFNYRWRLGLVQGERRYEALEQKLATAPSIGVPTITLEGDANGAPHPAPEDYAKRFTGKYQFRLIDGGIGHNLPQENPQAFAKAIVDADRL from the coding sequence ATGAAGCCAGCCCTGCACGCCACCTCTTCCGCCACCAGCCGCCGTCTGCTGGGACTGTCGGTGCTTGCCGCCGCGCTGATGCAGTTCGGCGCGTTCGGCGTGGCCCAGGCCGCCACGCCTGACGCAGCCCAGCCTGCCGCCGCCAGCGTGAAGGCCGACCTGCCGTTCGGCCCGCTCAAGCACGTCAAGGCCGGCCTGCTGGACGTGGCCTACGCCGAAACCGGCCCGGCCGACGGCCCGGTGGTGATCCTGCTGCACGGCTGGCCCTACGACATCCACAGCTACGACGACGTCGCACCGCTGCTGGCGGCCAAGGGCTACCGCGTGCTGATGCCCTACGCCCGCGGCTACGGCGACACCCGCTTCCTGTCCCGACAGACCCCGCGCAACGGCCAGCCCGCCGCCCTGGCCAGCGACGTCATCGACTTCATGGACGCCCTGAAGATCAAGCAAGCCGTGCTCGGCGGCTACGACTGGGGCGCGCGTTCGGCGGACATCGTCTCGGCGCTGTGGCCGGAGCGTGTGAAGGCGCTGGTGTCGGTCAGCGGCTACCTGATCGGCAACCAGGCCGCCGGCAAGAACCCGCTGCCGCCCAAGGCCGAGCTGCAATGGTGGTATCAGTTCTACTTCGCCACCGACCGCGGCGCCGCCGGCTACGCGAAGAACACCCACGACTTCGCCAAGCTGATCTGGCAGACCGCCTCGCCGAAATGGGCCTTCGACGATGCCACCTTCGACCGCAGCGCCAAGGCGCTGGAGAACCCCGACCACGTCGCCATCACCGTGTTCAACTACCGCTGGCGCCTGGGCCTGGTGCAGGGCGAGCGCCGCTACGAGGCGCTGGAGCAGAAACTCGCCACCGCACCGTCCATCGGCGTGCCGACCATCACCCTGGAAGGCGACGCCAACGGCGCGCCGCACCCGGCCCCGGAGGACTACGCCAAGCGCTTCACCGGCAAGTACCAGTTCCGCCTGATCGACGGCGGCATCGGCCACAACCTGCCCCAGGAAAACCCGCAGGCGTTCGCCAAAGCAATCGTCGACGCCGACCGCCTTTGA